A region from the Leptospira venezuelensis genome encodes:
- a CDS encoding PP2C family protein-serine/threonine phosphatase — protein MEEKKELITERIIASGPLTINRIRFGLAGLFLASLAASWTQSSAVQNAAYLIGTSSMIGYAFYNYYCNKKFGMIPSMVGKVSVIADITIICVVMFVASWTDRNMASGVIRQMVLYAINMIFIVYSVLLLSPTVAKLSGIVSVVGQGLVIINTIFRGVEFTEDELKVISPGYASISEQSLKLVFLAVVSYITRSVILIFRRIGAVEEEYASTLEQKVDERTIEVTKRMEEIQALKVQQDGDYYLTSLLSKPLMTNWNTSQDVSTIFYIEQKKKFTFKNRESELGGDICISGNLLFGSEKEKWTFFLNGDAMGKSLQGAGGAIVLGTAVNNILSRSASHGKTIEINPEAWMLQTHRELDEIFRTFDGTMMASAIFGLIHDKTGKIFILNAEHPWPVLFRDDRSSFLAPELSSWKLGSPFGANIKIHESYLQPGDVLFLGSDGRDDINISSDGINWKMNEDENLFVRIVEDSKGDLDTIAGKLHGVGAIADDLSLIRIGYKELIDPEHPKYNDAVAKYNQAKQHIAKKEVPIALELLELSWNLAPNFKESARLIGQIYYDKKEFPKASKWLERYLNLDPESHNIWFLLSLCYKHMKEFQRAAEAAEKVRHTQPHRLANLINLSDNYRLLNKFKDARSVLEKAKELDGESALVGKLDEFLKSKGF, from the coding sequence ATGGAAGAAAAAAAGGAACTCATCACGGAGCGAATTATAGCCTCCGGTCCACTTACGATTAATCGAATTCGATTCGGTTTAGCGGGACTTTTTCTAGCCTCGCTTGCCGCATCCTGGACCCAAAGCTCCGCAGTTCAAAACGCAGCATACCTCATTGGAACTAGTTCTATGATAGGTTACGCGTTCTATAATTATTATTGTAATAAGAAATTTGGAATGATTCCTTCCATGGTCGGGAAGGTTTCCGTAATCGCGGATATAACGATCATATGCGTGGTCATGTTCGTCGCTTCGTGGACGGATCGAAATATGGCCTCCGGAGTGATCCGGCAGATGGTTTTATATGCCATTAATATGATTTTCATCGTTTATTCTGTACTTCTACTTTCTCCTACGGTAGCAAAACTCTCTGGAATCGTCAGTGTCGTAGGGCAAGGACTTGTGATCATTAACACCATCTTCAGAGGGGTGGAATTCACCGAAGACGAACTAAAGGTAATTTCTCCAGGATATGCATCCATTTCTGAACAGTCTTTAAAGTTAGTATTCTTAGCGGTGGTATCTTATATTACGCGAAGTGTAATCCTAATATTCCGCAGGATAGGCGCGGTAGAAGAAGAATATGCAAGCACGCTTGAACAAAAGGTCGACGAAAGAACGATAGAAGTCACAAAAAGAATGGAGGAAATCCAAGCTCTTAAAGTGCAGCAGGATGGGGATTATTATCTTACTTCTCTCTTGAGTAAACCACTCATGACAAATTGGAATACTTCCCAAGATGTAAGCACCATCTTCTATATAGAACAAAAGAAGAAGTTCACGTTCAAAAATAGAGAATCGGAATTAGGCGGGGACATTTGTATTAGCGGCAATCTTCTGTTCGGTTCTGAAAAGGAAAAATGGACCTTCTTCTTAAATGGAGATGCAATGGGAAAATCTCTGCAAGGTGCTGGAGGAGCAATCGTACTCGGGACCGCAGTGAATAATATTTTGTCCCGTTCCGCAAGCCATGGAAAAACAATCGAAATAAACCCGGAAGCATGGATGCTCCAGACTCATAGAGAGCTAGACGAAATTTTCAGAACATTCGATGGAACGATGATGGCCTCTGCGATCTTTGGACTTATACATGATAAAACAGGAAAGATATTCATACTGAACGCGGAACATCCTTGGCCTGTATTATTCAGAGATGATAGATCTTCTTTCTTGGCACCAGAACTTTCCTCATGGAAATTAGGATCTCCATTCGGAGCAAATATTAAAATTCATGAATCTTATCTGCAACCTGGAGACGTTCTGTTTCTAGGTTCGGACGGAAGAGATGATATCAATATCAGTTCAGACGGAATCAATTGGAAAATGAATGAGGACGAAAACTTATTCGTTCGCATAGTAGAAGATTCTAAAGGAGATCTAGACACGATCGCAGGCAAGCTGCACGGAGTAGGAGCAATTGCAGATGACCTTTCTCTCATCCGCATCGGTTATAAAGAATTAATAGATCCGGAACATCCTAAGTATAATGATGCAGTAGCAAAGTACAATCAAGCGAAACAACATATAGCAAAAAAAGAAGTACCAATAGCTCTCGAACTTCTAGAATTATCCTGGAACTTGGCTCCAAATTTTAAAGAATCTGCAAGATTGATCGGGCAGATATATTATGATAAAAAAGAATTCCCGAAAGCATCTAAATGGTTAGAGCGTTATTTGAATTTGGACCCTGAATCACACAATATTTGGTTCTTATTGTCCTTATGTTATAAGCATATGAAGGAATTCCAACGTGCAGCTGAAGCCGCGGAGAAGGTCCGGCATACCCAACCTCATCGTCTAGCGAACCTGATTAATCTTTCGGACAATTATAGACTTCTGAATAAATTCAAAGACGCAAGATCCGTATTAGAAAAGGCTAAAGAGTTAGATGGAGAAAGTGCACTCGTAGGCAAACTGGACGAGTTTCTAAAATCGAAAGGATTCTGA
- a CDS encoding LIC10604 family protein, giving the protein MKIVWVILFSLTGFIVLLVLFGYLLPKDHIASVERNFPSSPENIYKIIRNVSEYKNWRSGLKSVSIESDKIWMESDAHGNNIRFGIIEERFPNYLRNKILNEDLPFGGGWEFEINQNGPNSKLKITEKGFVTNPLFRVLSKFVFGHDATLKTYLEDLSKKLEVSEK; this is encoded by the coding sequence ATGAAAATTGTTTGGGTCATTCTATTTAGCTTAACCGGATTTATAGTTTTGCTTGTGCTCTTTGGGTATTTGCTTCCGAAAGATCATATTGCAAGTGTGGAGAGAAATTTTCCTTCTTCTCCGGAAAATATATACAAAATTATTCGTAATGTTAGTGAATATAAGAATTGGAGAAGCGGCTTAAAGTCTGTATCTATAGAATCTGATAAGATATGGATGGAATCAGATGCTCATGGAAATAATATCCGTTTTGGAATTATCGAGGAACGTTTTCCGAATTATTTAAGAAATAAAATATTAAATGAAGATCTTCCTTTCGGCGGTGGTTGGGAATTTGAGATTAATCAGAATGGCCCAAACTCTAAACTAAAAATAACGGAGAAGGGTTTTGTAACGAATCCTTTATTCAGAGTTCTTTCTAAATTTGTATTTGGTCATGATGCAACTTTGAAAACGTATCTAGAAGATCTTAGTAAAAAATTGGAAGTATCAGAGAAGTGA
- a CDS encoding class II aldolase/adducin family protein, translated as MKAPDSPMDLQKFLPQLVKEGILAKNGCASVKIGKSIWITPKKADLNTIGKKPKTALLEIPLEENQIFPKDIPDEAIQHLSLYLARPEFTVIFHSTQENVMTCSMAGETVRPYLDDMAQIVGPNAKVVPNVSDEKGLKKIVSAIGRRNAVYLQNAGALCAHKSIDDAHAVCMVLEKASKAFVESRILGGGKPVPWLEAEAIRFVYQRKYSKQAEKNRG; from the coding sequence ATGAAAGCTCCTGATAGCCCAATGGATCTTCAAAAATTTCTCCCTCAATTAGTGAAGGAAGGAATTTTAGCGAAGAACGGATGCGCAAGTGTTAAGATTGGAAAAAGTATTTGGATCACTCCTAAAAAAGCAGATCTAAACACGATCGGCAAGAAGCCTAAGACCGCTCTTTTAGAAATTCCTTTGGAAGAAAATCAAATCTTTCCGAAAGATATTCCTGATGAAGCAATACAACATCTTTCTCTTTATCTAGCGAGACCCGAATTTACTGTTATCTTTCATTCTACTCAAGAGAATGTGATGACATGTTCCATGGCAGGAGAAACCGTCCGACCTTATTTAGATGATATGGCTCAAATTGTAGGACCTAACGCTAAAGTGGTGCCTAACGTATCCGATGAGAAAGGTTTAAAAAAAATAGTCTCCGCAATCGGAAGAAGAAATGCAGTCTATCTTCAAAACGCAGGGGCTTTATGTGCTCACAAAAGTATAGATGATGCTCATGCAGTGTGCATGGTTTTGGAAAAAGCAAGTAAGGCCTTCGTAGAATCTAGAATCTTAGGCGGCGGGAAACCCGTCCCTTGGTTAGAGGCAGAAGCAATTAGATTTGTTTATCAGAGAAAATATTCTAAACAAGCAGAGAAGAACAGAGGATAA
- a CDS encoding class II aldolase/adducin family protein: MEIDKAKKTVRDAGIRLLKSGLIARTWGNISQRIDENYFAITPTGRTYDDLTPEEIVQVNIEDLTHIGKIKPSYEKGLHSAAYKLRPNIGAVIHTHQLQAAVVAAARKDVPVLNPQMKKIIGGPVLCTDYSLPGTKKLIKMAIHALDKSGSKAVLLANHGTLCVGKDMEDAFQVALELERVCQLFIEKEFLKVSGYKKGDRDSIRSWYLKNYGLVKTA, encoded by the coding sequence ATGGAAATAGATAAGGCCAAAAAAACCGTAAGAGATGCAGGGATCCGACTTCTTAAGTCTGGGTTGATCGCAAGAACTTGGGGAAATATCAGCCAACGTATCGATGAGAATTATTTTGCGATCACTCCTACCGGCAGGACATACGATGATCTAACTCCGGAAGAGATCGTGCAAGTAAACATCGAAGATCTAACTCATATCGGAAAGATCAAACCTTCTTATGAGAAAGGGCTTCATTCTGCAGCTTATAAACTCCGTCCGAATATAGGCGCAGTAATTCACACTCACCAACTACAAGCCGCAGTAGTTGCTGCAGCAAGGAAAGATGTTCCCGTTCTAAATCCGCAGATGAAAAAGATCATCGGTGGGCCGGTGCTTTGCACAGACTATTCTCTGCCTGGAACTAAAAAGCTGATAAAGATGGCGATCCATGCATTAGACAAATCAGGAAGTAAGGCAGTACTTTTAGCAAACCACGGAACTCTTTGTGTAGGAAAGGATATGGAAGATGCTTTTCAAGTAGCACTCGAATTAGAGAGGGTTTGCCAACTATTCATTGAGAAAGAATTCTTAAAAGTGTCCGGTTACAAAAAAGGAGATAGAGATTCTATCCGTTCTTGGTATCTCAAAAACTATGGACTGGTAAAAACAGCATGA
- a CDS encoding aspartate aminotransferase family protein, which translates to MSTGFAISQYPDVKGVYKQLHDLIRQPIRSIKKNEMEKYLQEYFEKKCSKSKTMIAEASEYIPGGVQHNLAFNYPFPLVFTKASGAHLFDLDGNKYIDFLQAGGPTVLGSNPLSIRKKVVKLLETTGPVTGLFHEYELRLAEKIVEHMPSVQMFRMLGSGTEACMASIRVARLATKKKNIVKMGGAYHGWSDQLAYGLRLPGTRHFESHGIPKHVFKYTQEFYPNDLNALEKTLKGNRWRGGTAAVILEPIGPESGTRPIDMDFNKGVRELCDKYGALLIFDEVVTAFRIGLSGAQGYYGVTPDLTVFGKVVAGGYPSAGGLGGKKEYMKYLSAGLQTGVKKALIGGTMAANPLSSAAGYYTLLEIEKQKACEKAGRAGDRITAGLQKLIKKYNLPFVAFNQGSICHLETVGTMLLEIDIKKFWKIKSTIHEAHTRKKAMEEMGAAYMAEGIVTLAGSRLYTSAADTDAVIDDALKRFERVFQKVEGV; encoded by the coding sequence CGCAATTTCTCAATACCCTGACGTAAAAGGGGTTTATAAACAACTTCATGACCTGATTCGCCAGCCAATTCGCTCCATTAAGAAGAATGAAATGGAGAAATACCTTCAGGAATATTTTGAGAAGAAATGCTCTAAATCCAAGACAATGATTGCGGAAGCATCCGAATATATTCCAGGCGGAGTACAGCATAATCTCGCATTCAATTATCCGTTCCCTCTTGTTTTCACTAAGGCATCTGGAGCTCATTTATTTGACCTAGATGGGAACAAATACATAGATTTCCTACAAGCAGGAGGTCCTACAGTTTTGGGAAGTAACCCTCTTAGTATTCGTAAGAAGGTTGTTAAACTTCTGGAAACCACAGGACCAGTGACTGGTTTATTCCATGAGTATGAGTTAAGACTTGCGGAGAAGATTGTAGAACATATGCCTTCGGTGCAAATGTTCCGTATGTTAGGATCCGGAACAGAAGCTTGTATGGCTTCTATCCGCGTCGCAAGACTTGCTACTAAAAAGAAAAATATAGTAAAGATGGGCGGAGCTTATCACGGTTGGAGTGATCAACTTGCTTATGGGCTTCGTCTTCCAGGCACAAGACATTTCGAATCTCACGGAATTCCTAAACATGTTTTCAAATATACTCAAGAATTCTATCCGAATGATCTAAACGCATTAGAAAAAACCTTAAAAGGAAACCGTTGGAGAGGCGGTACTGCTGCAGTTATCCTAGAACCGATTGGACCAGAAAGTGGAACTCGCCCTATCGATATGGACTTCAATAAAGGAGTCAGAGAGCTTTGCGACAAATACGGAGCATTATTAATTTTTGATGAAGTTGTTACTGCATTCCGTATTGGATTGAGCGGCGCTCAAGGTTATTATGGAGTTACTCCTGATCTAACTGTATTCGGTAAAGTGGTTGCAGGTGGTTATCCTTCTGCTGGTGGATTGGGTGGTAAGAAAGAATACATGAAGTATCTTTCTGCGGGACTCCAAACAGGTGTAAAAAAGGCCCTGATCGGTGGAACTATGGCAGCAAACCCTCTTAGCTCTGCTGCAGGATATTATACTCTTCTTGAGATCGAAAAACAAAAAGCCTGCGAAAAAGCGGGAAGAGCAGGAGATAGGATCACTGCTGGTTTACAAAAATTAATTAAGAAGTATAATCTACCTTTCGTGGCATTCAACCAAGGATCTATCTGCCATTTGGAAACAGTTGGGACTATGCTTTTAGAGATCGATATCAAAAAATTCTGGAAGATCAAGTCTACAATTCACGAAGCTCATACTCGCAAAAAAGCGATGGAAGAAATGGGCGCGGCTTACATGGCAGAAGGTATCGTTACCTTAGCAGGAAGTCGCTTGTATACAAGTGCTGCGGATACTGATGCAGTAATAGATGACGCATTAAAAAGATTCGAAAGAGTTTTCCAAAAAGTCGAAGGTGTATAA